A DNA window from Niabella yanshanensis contains the following coding sequences:
- a CDS encoding sensor histidine kinase → MKISGQWSFKPNYYQYDGSVLGTNTVYRLLEDSYGFIWMVSDKGILIFNGKSFETLKIPGDEQEIVNICRYQNKLYASSYAGKLYEVDMLTLAINEVALPAYASRHATPFTIMNVLGNKLYLSKSRGAFLILDLSKKKLPVLQTHSDYFIRYLLHGDLSAIDYRFSSAWIRFQGQKIFADSEIYELQNKNLKTFYTAGKDSSRLKKVSSFLREDKDLYVGFLQSGGLIKYKNYSTGSDQNKWQSVLPNVEVGDLLKDSKGNIWISTLHDGVFVFIKEEQGVQKFTTTHKLHSNDTWYIKYKKRVLDIGYKQLVVDQFKNGRFHKKWIGDTTSNFNPVMLFQSYREKAVMLGSNSNFITGKAPSSLERKIATKDRHIYNGEIYTTNPGAIMKFTSDLNLKVLFSDTSQINFYTMLPLSDSVYIKGGANGMYINNTPTKIKAKVSKVRKYDDDILACTDEGLYIKRGEKYFLINEKKGLPDNQCMQIEYFGDQYYQLLTKNGLAYIDKKNGRVAGSFNAQLLGSDIIIHHFDVENDTIWLATNKGVFALNEQLVLSKTRNNISAYLYPDKLTDRVARYTEKKVEFQYNEEKLVRMIIEILDFTPKSYYITYQIEKDNKIIAGPGQVADRSFYVNTAEPGNYNVKLSIGSDKNHVYQTLNYALSITPLWHQTLWFRSVLGIVVAFILWQLIRWVVRYSIKGKEKKINEQYAMLQLQSQAFFSQLNPHFVFNALTPLQSHILKNEKLKSLEYLDRFSSLMRDILKNSDKMETTLKKELDFIKKYIAIQQIRFTPPFSFGINIETGIDQENISIPAMMLQPIIENAIEHGVKNMGTEGKIAVDIRSITIQAQDCLQVQIIDNGVGITQNILKEGHALYILQKRVQTLQKRKGLIASLTHETGENERGTIFKLILSKTKNLWTP, encoded by the coding sequence TTGAAAATATCCGGACAATGGTCTTTCAAGCCTAATTATTACCAGTATGATGGTTCGGTTCTGGGAACGAATACCGTTTACAGGCTACTTGAAGACAGCTACGGCTTTATATGGATGGTAAGCGATAAAGGCATTTTAATTTTTAACGGCAAGTCCTTTGAAACCCTGAAAATTCCAGGTGACGAACAGGAAATAGTGAACATATGCAGGTATCAAAATAAATTATATGCCAGCTCTTATGCTGGTAAACTGTATGAAGTGGATATGTTGACCCTGGCTATCAATGAGGTTGCTTTACCAGCATACGCCTCCCGCCATGCTACGCCATTTACCATAATGAACGTACTGGGTAACAAGCTTTATTTATCCAAATCCCGGGGTGCTTTTCTAATACTTGATCTTAGCAAAAAGAAGCTACCTGTACTGCAAACCCACAGTGACTATTTTATCCGATACCTTTTACACGGCGACCTATCGGCCATTGATTACAGGTTCTCTTCAGCATGGATTCGGTTTCAAGGTCAAAAAATATTCGCTGATAGCGAGATTTACGAATTGCAAAATAAAAATCTCAAAACATTTTATACAGCCGGAAAAGACAGCAGCCGTTTAAAGAAAGTATCGTCCTTTCTCCGGGAAGATAAGGACCTCTATGTAGGATTTCTTCAATCAGGCGGCCTTATAAAATACAAAAATTACAGTACCGGTTCCGATCAAAATAAATGGCAAAGTGTATTACCCAATGTGGAGGTAGGCGATCTGCTAAAAGACAGCAAAGGAAATATATGGATATCCACTTTACATGATGGGGTATTCGTTTTTATTAAAGAAGAGCAGGGCGTTCAAAAATTCACTACTACTCATAAGCTCCATAGTAACGATACCTGGTATATCAAATATAAAAAACGGGTTTTAGACATCGGCTACAAACAACTGGTAGTTGACCAGTTTAAAAATGGGCGGTTTCATAAGAAGTGGATTGGCGATACTACATCGAATTTTAATCCGGTTATGTTATTTCAAAGCTACCGGGAAAAGGCTGTAATGCTGGGTAGCAACAGTAATTTTATAACCGGCAAAGCCCCCAGCAGCCTGGAACGAAAGATTGCAACCAAAGATCGTCATATATACAATGGAGAGATATACACTACTAACCCGGGGGCAATTATGAAGTTTACCTCCGACCTCAATTTAAAAGTGTTATTTTCTGACACCAGCCAGATCAACTTCTATACGATGTTGCCATTATCCGATTCTGTTTACATAAAAGGCGGCGCCAATGGTATGTATATTAATAATACCCCAACCAAAATTAAAGCAAAGGTCAGTAAGGTGAGGAAATACGACGATGACATTCTTGCCTGTACGGATGAAGGATTGTATATTAAGCGAGGTGAAAAGTATTTTCTCATCAATGAAAAGAAAGGCCTGCCGGACAATCAATGTATGCAAATCGAATATTTCGGTGATCAGTACTACCAATTACTAACTAAAAACGGCCTGGCGTATATCGATAAGAAGAATGGAAGGGTTGCCGGCTCGTTTAATGCACAATTATTGGGAAGCGATATTATCATCCATCATTTCGACGTAGAAAATGACACGATCTGGCTGGCTACCAATAAAGGAGTCTTCGCACTAAACGAACAACTGGTACTTAGCAAAACAAGAAATAATATCTCTGCCTATTTGTACCCCGACAAATTAACCGACAGGGTAGCAAGATACACTGAAAAGAAAGTCGAATTTCAATATAACGAAGAAAAGCTGGTAAGGATGATTATTGAAATACTTGACTTCACTCCAAAATCGTATTATATCACCTATCAAATTGAAAAAGATAACAAAATCATCGCAGGGCCTGGCCAGGTTGCTGATCGCTCATTTTATGTAAACACTGCCGAACCTGGAAACTACAACGTAAAGCTATCGATAGGCAGCGACAAAAATCATGTTTACCAGACGCTGAATTATGCATTGTCGATAACGCCTCTATGGCATCAAACATTATGGTTCAGATCCGTCCTGGGAATCGTTGTAGCATTTATTTTATGGCAATTGATCAGGTGGGTAGTACGTTATTCTATAAAAGGGAAAGAAAAGAAGATAAATGAGCAATACGCAATGCTTCAATTACAGTCTCAGGCCTTTTTCAGCCAACTCAACCCCCATTTTGTTTTTAATGCGTTAACACCGCTGCAATCTCATATTCTGAAAAACGAAAAACTAAAGTCGTTAGAATATCTGGATCGTTTTAGCAGCCTGATGCGGGATATTTTGAAAAACTCCGATAAAATGGAGACTACTTTAAAAAAGGAGCTGGATTTTATAAAAAAATATATTGCTATCCAGCAGATTCGTTTTACGCCGCCTTTTTCTTTCGGGATAAATATTGAGACAGGGATTGACCAGGAAAATATATCCATCCCGGCTATGATGCTGCAACCCATTATTGAAAATGCCATAGAGCATGGCGTAAAAAATATGGGTACGGAGGGAAAGATTGCAGTAGATATCCGTAGTATTACCATACAGGCCCAGGACTGTCTTCAGGTGCAAATAATTGACAACGGCGTTGGCATAACACAAAATATTTTAAAAGAAGGCCACGCCTTGTATATTCTGCAAAAGCGGGTACAAACTTTGCAAAAAAGAAAAGGGCTCATAGCATCTCTTACACATGAAACCGGAGAAAATGAGCGCGGAACTATATTTAAGCTGATATTGTCTAAAACCAAAAATTTATGGACGCCCTAA